The Rhodothermales bacterium genome has a segment encoding these proteins:
- a CDS encoding elongation factor Tu: SITGRGTVVTGRVERGVVKVGEQIEIIGMQEEKLTTTVTGVEMFRKLLEQAQAGDNAGVLLRGTKKDEVERGMCLVKPGSVTPHKEFECEVYVLSKDEGGRHTPFFKGYRPQFYFRTTDVTGDIELPEGVEMVMPGDNTQFKVKLIVPVAMEQGLRFAIREGGRTVGAGVVSKILD; this comes from the coding sequence TCTCGATCACGGGCCGTGGTACGGTGGTAACCGGTCGTGTGGAGCGCGGCGTGGTGAAAGTCGGCGAGCAGATCGAGATCATCGGTATGCAGGAAGAGAAGCTGACGACGACCGTGACGGGCGTTGAGATGTTTCGCAAGCTGCTGGAGCAGGCGCAGGCCGGCGACAACGCCGGTGTGCTGCTTCGCGGCACGAAGAAAGACGAAGTGGAGCGCGGCATGTGTCTGGTGAAGCCGGGCAGCGTGACGCCGCACAAGGAGTTCGAGTGCGAGGTGTACGTCCTGTCGAAAGACGAGGGTGGTCGCCACACGCCGTTCTTCAAGGGCTACCGTCCGCAGTTCTACTTCCGTACGACGGACGTGACCGGCGACATCGAACTGCCTGAGGGCGTGGAGATGGTGATGCCGGGCGACAACACGCAGTTCAAGGTGAAGCTGATTGTGCCTGTTGCCATGGAGCAGGGCCTGCGCTTCGCCATCCGTGAAGGCGGCCGTACGGTCGGCGCCGGCGTGGTCTCGAAGATTCTCGATTAA
- the secE gene encoding preprotein translocase subunit SecE — protein sequence MSKITGYLQEVTKEMRKVSWPTQQELIRNTVITLVATVIISAFIYAADQVIAATLEIIYGT from the coding sequence ATGAGCAAGATCACCGGCTACCTCCAGGAGGTCACCAAGGAAATGCGCAAGGTTTCCTGGCCCACCCAGCAGGAGCTCATCCGAAACACGGTCATCACGCTCGTGGCCACCGTCATCATCTCCGCATTCATCTACGCCGCTGACCAGGTCATTGCGGCGACGCTGGAGATCATCTACGGTACCTGA